A window of Plasmodium brasilianum strain Bolivian I chromosome 8, whole genome shotgun sequence contains these coding sequences:
- a CDS encoding hypothetical protein (conserved Plasmodium protein) → MDTFAILPKRFEKGLVCLADTLLKILVFNLYYSFDKIKEYKVARGYGKRGTEILNLKNLEKSKKNIEKCIDLCLTVLKSIEGDNNFFMQYILENYCSIHLYNSVDKMKKKKKIKFDDTFLISQLYNYSSPCTRKKILRNMDEEVNENREAEINILIGNEQVNSYMNKIPIMDSFIDKHKIYSKNDLINELNNFLDSFYLNKVPIKEDNEKFIISQKRNLIDDDCVTKNLFSEYFNNCRRNNKLNILIKELNLDSLKNFHNILLKNINFIRAFNSQNNDKENIDNLELSTFFDF, encoded by the exons ATGGATACTTTTGCCATTTTACCAAAACG ATTCGAAAAGGGTTTGGTCTGCCTAGCTGACACTCTTCTCAAGATTTTGGTTTTTaacttatattattcttttgatAAAATCAAAGAGTATAAAGTGGCGAGAGGATATGGAAAAAGGGGGacagaaatattaaatttaaaaaatttggaaaaatcgaaaaaaaatattgagaAATGCATTGATTTATGTTTAACagttttaaaaagtatagaaggagataataatttttttatgcagtatattttagaaaattattgttcaattcatttatataatagcgttgacaaaatgaagaaaaaaaaaaaaataaaatttgatgATACTTTTTTGATATCTCAACTGTATAATTACTCATCACCTTGTACCaggaaaaaaattctaaGAAATATGGATGAGGAAGTAAATGAAAACAGAGAAgcagaaataaatatattaataggAAATGAACAGGTGAATTCTTACATGAACAAAATACCCATTATGGATTCTTTCATagataaacataaaatatactcAAAAAATGACTtgataaatgaattaaataattttttagataGTTTTTACCTGAACAAAGTTCCGATAAAGGAAgacaatgaaaaatttatcataagtcagaaaagaaatttaatCGATGATGATTGTGTTacgaaaaatttattttctgaatattttaataattgtagaagaaacaataaattaaatatattaataaaagaattaaatttagatagtttgaaaaatttccacaatattttacttaaaaatattaattttattagagCCTTTAATTCACAAAATAATGACAAAGAGAATATAGATAACCTTGAGTTATCTACATTTTTTGACTTTTGA